One genomic window of bacterium includes the following:
- a CDS encoding acyl-CoA dehydrogenase family protein, with protein MEYFLTEEQLEIKRLARRIAENYIIPQREELDHKSEFPHQIMAEIAKAGLPAIYIPEEYEGIGGGLLELVLATEELSRACAGVGVTYAASSLGSFPIIIGGNEEQKKKYLPTIAAGEEYAAFCLTEAGAGSDVAAMQTSARKVGDDYVLNGTKQWITNGCEAHTYTVFAKTDKTRGARGISAFVVRKGNPGLKFGKKEDKIGIRASATYEVIFEDCVVKKEDMLGREGAGFGIAMRTFDKSRPGIGAQALGIAQGAMDAALDYAYKREQFGQSIMNFQGVSFMIADMAIQIEASRALVYQVARMVDGGVKNYGMESAMAKVFPSDVAMKVATDAIQVLGGYGYMRDYPVEKYFRDAKITQIYEGTNQIQRAIIVSNLVREMASRRG; from the coding sequence ATGGAGTACTTCCTCACAGAAGAACAGCTCGAAATCAAGCGTCTGGCGCGACGCATCGCCGAAAATTACATCATCCCGCAGCGTGAGGAACTCGACCACAAGAGCGAGTTCCCGCACCAGATCATGGCTGAGATTGCCAAGGCCGGTCTGCCCGCGATCTACATCCCCGAGGAGTACGAGGGCATCGGCGGCGGCCTGCTGGAGCTGGTTCTGGCCACCGAGGAGCTGAGCCGCGCCTGCGCCGGCGTGGGCGTGACCTACGCCGCCAGCTCGCTGGGCAGTTTCCCGATCATTATCGGCGGCAACGAGGAGCAGAAGAAGAAATACCTGCCGACCATCGCCGCGGGTGAGGAGTATGCCGCTTTCTGCCTGACCGAGGCCGGGGCCGGCTCGGATGTGGCCGCCATGCAGACCAGCGCCCGCAAGGTGGGCGATGACTACGTGCTCAACGGCACCAAGCAGTGGATCACCAACGGCTGCGAGGCCCACACCTACACCGTGTTCGCCAAGACCGACAAGACCCGCGGCGCGCGCGGGATCAGCGCGTTCGTGGTGCGCAAGGGCAATCCCGGCCTCAAGTTCGGCAAGAAAGAGGACAAGATCGGTATCCGCGCCTCGGCCACCTACGAGGTGATTTTCGAGGACTGCGTGGTGAAGAAAGAGGACATGCTCGGCCGCGAGGGCGCGGGTTTCGGCATCGCCATGCGCACGTTCGACAAGAGCCGTCCGGGCATCGGCGCCCAGGCCCTCGGTATCGCCCAGGGCGCGATGGATGCCGCGCTCGATTACGCCTACAAGCGCGAGCAGTTCGGCCAGTCGATCATGAATTTCCAGGGTGTTTCGTTCATGATCGCCGACATGGCGATCCAGATCGAGGCCTCCCGCGCCCTGGTCTACCAGGTGGCGCGCATGGTGGACGGCGGGGTGAAGAACTACGGTATGGAATCGGCCATGGCCAAGGTATTCCCCTCGGACGTGGCGATGAAGGTGGCCACCGACGCCATTCAGGTGCTGGGCGGCTACGGCTACATGAGAGACTACCCCGTGGAAAAATATTTCCGCGACGCCAAGATCACGCAGATCTACGAGGGCACGAACCAGATCCAGCGTGCGATCATCGTGTCCAACCTGGTGCGTGAGATGGCCAGCCGGAGAGGTTGA
- the mqnE gene encoding aminofutalosine synthase MqnE yields the protein MSGLMGFSIDVSRLNDPRLREIGRGLELGQRLGRNEALILCETPDIPGLGLLADRANLAANGERVCYINNAHINYTNICANRCRFCAYRRAGADSPGAFFLNPDEVLEKARALWSERVREFHIVGGCHPDAPLSYYVHMLELLRREYPGVCLQAFTAVEVEHLARKAGLSVAETLAELKKAGLDSLPGGGGEIFNPAVRSRICPEKISGEQYLEVMRQAHGLGIPTNVTMLFGHIESRADRVDHMLAVRELQDETGGFNSFIPLVFHPQNTDYPDLVKTGAVDILRTIAVARLLLDNVRHIKAFWIMLGLPLTQVALFFGADDVNGTVIEERITHDAGAETPQHLKERELVRIIREAGRRPFERDTLYNAVETV from the coding sequence TTGAGCGGTTTGATGGGGTTTTCGATCGATGTGTCGCGGCTCAACGACCCGCGCCTGCGGGAGATCGGCCGGGGCCTGGAACTGGGGCAGCGCCTGGGGCGGAATGAGGCCCTTATTCTGTGCGAGACCCCCGACATTCCGGGCCTCGGTCTTCTGGCCGACCGGGCCAACCTGGCGGCCAACGGCGAGCGGGTCTGCTACATCAACAACGCGCACATCAACTATACGAATATCTGTGCCAACCGCTGCCGGTTCTGCGCCTACCGTCGCGCCGGGGCCGACTCGCCCGGAGCGTTCTTCCTGAACCCGGACGAGGTGCTGGAAAAGGCCCGTGCCCTCTGGAGCGAGCGGGTGCGCGAGTTCCATATCGTGGGCGGCTGCCACCCGGATGCACCGCTGAGCTACTATGTCCATATGCTGGAGCTCCTGCGGCGGGAATACCCCGGGGTCTGCCTACAGGCTTTCACCGCGGTGGAAGTGGAACACCTGGCCCGCAAGGCCGGGCTGAGCGTGGCCGAGACCCTGGCCGAGCTGAAAAAGGCCGGGCTCGATTCGCTGCCGGGCGGCGGGGGCGAGATATTCAACCCCGCGGTGCGCAGCCGGATCTGCCCGGAGAAAATCAGTGGGGAGCAGTACCTGGAGGTGATGCGCCAGGCGCACGGTCTGGGTATTCCGACCAATGTGACCATGCTGTTCGGACACATCGAGAGCCGGGCCGACCGGGTGGACCACATGCTGGCCGTGCGGGAGCTGCAGGACGAGACCGGCGGGTTCAACTCTTTCATTCCGCTGGTGTTCCACCCGCAGAACACGGATTACCCGGACCTGGTGAAGACCGGCGCGGTGGATATCCTGCGCACTATCGCAGTGGCGCGGCTGCTGCTGGACAACGTGAGGCATATCAAGGCGTTCTGGATCATGCTCGGGTTGCCGCTCACCCAGGTGGCGCTCTTTTTCGGGGCGGATGATGTCAATGGGACGGTGATCGAGGAAAGGATCACCCACGATGCCGGGGCCGAAACCCCGCAGCACCTGAAAGAGCGCGAGCTGGTGCGGATAATCCGCGAAGCCGGACGACGGCCATTCGAGAGGGACACACTGTACAACGCGGTTGAAACGGTATAA